A single Pan troglodytes isolate AG18354 chromosome 19, NHGRI_mPanTro3-v2.0_pri, whole genome shotgun sequence DNA region contains:
- the LRRC3C gene encoding leucine-rich repeat-containing protein 3C encodes MRFSRLTLPLCGLFFPRSYCTPGLCQFMAMLPTAGHLLSLLLVIGTGGTVPSPQVPPRGCYVAKEAGERTFRCSQAGLSAVPSGIPNDTRKLYLDANQLASVPAGAFQHLPVLEELDLSHNALAHLSGAAFQGLEGTLRHLDLSANQLASVPVEAFVGLQIQVNLSANPWHCDCALQEVLRQVRLVPGTGTGIVCGSGARPDLVGQEFLLLAGEEELCGSGWGGARRSTDVALLVTMGGWLTLVVAYLVHYVWQNRDETRRSLKRAPVLPVRSEDSSILSTVV; translated from the coding sequence ATGCGATTCTCTCGACTCACTCTTCCTTTATGTGGCCTTTTCTTCCCCAGATCCTACTGCACTCCAGGACTATGCCAATTTATGGCCATGCTCCCAACAGCAGGTCACCTCCTGTCCCTCCTGCTGGTGATAGGCACAGGGggtactgtgcccagcccccaggtGCCTCCCCGGGGCTGTTATGTGGCAAAGGAAGCAGGTGAACGGACTTTCCGCTGCAGCCAGGCAGGCCTCAGTGCTGTGCCCTCTGGCATCCCCAATGACACCCGCAAGCTCTACCTGGATGCCAACCAGCTGGCGTCGGTGCCTGCTGGTGCCTTCCAGCACCTGCCTGTCCTGGAGGAGTTGGATCTGTCCCATAATGCCCTTGCCCACCTCTCAGGGGCGGCTTTCCAGGGCCTGGAGGGCACGTTGCGCCACCTGGACCTCTCTGCCAACCAGCTGGCCTCAGTGCCCGTGGAGGCCTTTGTGGGGCTACAGATCCAAGTGAACCTATCCGCAAACCCATGGCACTGTGACTGTGCCCTCCAGGAAGTGCTCCGGCAGGTGAGGctggtgccaggcactgggacAGGCATTGTGTGTGGCTCAGGAGCCCGACCGGATCTCGTGGGGCAGGAGTTCCTGCTGCTGGCAGGGGAAGAAGAGCTGTGTGGgtcggggtggggtggggcccgGAGGAGCACCGATGTGGCCCTGCTGGTCACCATGGGGGGCTGGCTGACACTCGTGGTGGCTTATCTGGTGCATTATGTGTGGCAGAACCGAGATGAGACCAGGCGCTCCCTCAAGCGGGCCCCAGTGCTGCCCGTGCGTTCCGAGGACTCCTCCATCCTCAGCACAGTGGTCTGA